The candidate division WOR-3 bacterium genome has a window encoding:
- the ricT gene encoding regulatory iron-sulfur-containing complex subunit RicT, which yields MNYLLEITPFWKVVAKGEGMYSTGEMVLFRSKDGVDVGKIIGPPIEEEEVGEILRSLHNEDFVKLDELKEYEEVCLIEFRNAVREFGLDMKVVYAHCQFDEERVIFYFTAEKKMKFRKLHRYISQKLNKRIVIKQIGARDFARYCGGVGPCGRKICCATFLGDLKSISLRMARRQNIFLSPSKLSGICGKLLCCLNFEEDFYADFQKTPNLLEQNTDEEEFEDY from the coding sequence ATGAATTACTTACTTGAAATAACACCATTCTGGAAAGTTGTGGCAAAAGGCGAAGGTATGTACTCTACAGGAGAAATGGTGCTTTTCAGAAGTAAAGATGGAGTTGATGTAGGAAAAATAATAGGTCCACCAATAGAAGAAGAAGAAGTCGGTGAGATTCTACGTTCTTTGCATAATGAAGATTTTGTCAAACTGGATGAATTAAAAGAGTATGAAGAAGTATGCTTGATCGAATTCAGGAATGCGGTTCGTGAGTTCGGTCTTGATATGAAGGTTGTTTATGCCCATTGCCAATTTGATGAGGAGAGGGTTATTTTCTATTTTACAGCGGAAAAGAAGATGAAGTTTCGTAAACTTCATCGTTATATTTCACAGAAATTAAATAAACGAATTGTTATAAAACAGATCGGTGCCCGTGACTTTGCAAGGTACTGTGGTGGCGTTGGCCCTTGTGGAAGAAAGATCTGTTGTGCTACATTTCTTGGCGATTTAAAATCAATTTCACTAAGAATGGCAAGACGGCAGAATATTTTTTTATCACCGAGTAAATTATCGGGGATATGTGGAAAATTATTATGCTGTCTTAATTTTGAAGAGGATTTTTATGCTGATTTTCAGAAAACCCCAAACTTATTAGAACAAAATACCGATGAAGAAGAATTTGAAGACTATTGA
- a CDS encoding septum formation initiator family protein produces MKKAFLSIIKRWLIIIIFILLPLSYLSRKIFLLASAYHREKILKKNIIILEAENELLKRRIVDYKKGTLIETKARDDLGMIKKGEKIYIIKK; encoded by the coding sequence ATGAAGAAAGCCTTTTTATCCATTATTAAAAGATGGCTGATAATAATAATCTTTATTTTGCTACCTTTATCTTATCTCAGCAGAAAGATATTTTTATTGGCTAGTGCATACCATAGGGAAAAAATTTTGAAAAAGAATATAATCATTCTTGAGGCTGAGAATGAACTATTAAAAAGAAGGATCGTTGATTACAAAAAAGGAACTTTGATTGAAACAAAGGCAAGAGATGATCTGGGTATGATTAAAAAAGGTGAAAAAATATATATAATTAAGAAATGA